One part of the Moraxella sp. FZFQ2102 genome encodes these proteins:
- the pilM gene encoding pilus assembly protein PilM, translated as MSVVSMRARLQAWLGRQADQAPIAGVVFSDTAVSVAVMSAHHGRMDLLDFAVSPCVDAIDQGKIVDKSALANALSTAMSQLSILPSHAACSVVEELVMHRMIELPVWLDDTAIEAAILLDAEQYIGQSLDDVYIDFTCLEIVGEIQRIRLTIAHRQAVDDCTEVLAMAGLQTVAIETGALSWARALSIFMPMTESVALVEIGRDQSALTIIDGEKITHRTLEFFGTDTVKVAEHQAENAATDQPIDEMISDDKPAATLDFYAFLNNTKTQTDTEQATVTQSSADTKSTNEHAADHQSTDTDPSNFITATTTEPYTISFDDAVITHPSDVRQNIDQTMLDDVPNDHTINQLQAQITAMLNTYQTHQAALPKRIIIAGVSQAYLALIDKLNAQTDSTVMFAAAPQIAMPMQAQAVVPLLLPAMALSLHHSPLNTHKAINLLPWRDEARALQDQTFKKKFTLILITAAAVLLGVFAVLVYLTHQQTAVNDVIGTRIEQNKDKLRAIKQLEQQNRTAKAQLAAMNLWGRDHQTLGIWQNLPNLVPTGVYLDGLRQTNDEITIQGMAKDATQVSVFASQLEMSGQFTQVLVTAIQSVDTVVRFTMTAKHSTPVMDALSDENTPSDNDVIDKEN; from the coding sequence ATGTCAGTGGTTTCAATGCGTGCGCGACTGCAGGCTTGGCTGGGTCGGCAAGCGGATCAAGCGCCCATCGCAGGCGTGGTCTTTAGTGATACGGCGGTGAGCGTTGCGGTGATGAGTGCGCATCATGGGCGCATGGATTTATTAGACTTTGCTGTCAGTCCGTGCGTTGATGCCATCGATCAAGGCAAAATCGTGGATAAATCGGCTTTGGCAAATGCACTAAGTACCGCGATGAGTCAGCTTAGTATTTTGCCAAGTCATGCTGCCTGTAGCGTGGTAGAAGAGCTTGTCATGCATCGCATGATTGAGCTGCCTGTGTGGCTTGATGATACAGCAATCGAAGCGGCGATTTTGCTGGATGCAGAGCAATACATCGGTCAGTCGCTCGATGATGTGTATATTGACTTTACTTGTCTTGAGATTGTTGGTGAGATACAGCGCATTCGCCTGACTATTGCTCATCGCCAAGCGGTCGATGATTGTACTGAAGTGCTGGCGATGGCAGGGCTGCAGACGGTCGCCATCGAGACGGGTGCGCTAAGTTGGGCGCGGGCGCTGTCGATATTTATGCCGATGACAGAGTCTGTGGCATTGGTGGAGATTGGGCGTGATCAAAGCGCGCTTACGATCATTGATGGGGAGAAAATTACGCATCGCACGCTTGAATTTTTTGGCACGGACACTGTTAAGGTAGCTGAACATCAAGCAGAGAATGCAGCAACTGATCAGCCAATCGATGAGATGATAAGTGATGATAAGCCTGCTGCGACACTGGATTTTTATGCATTTTTAAATAATACCAAAACGCAAACAGATACCGAGCAAGCGACAGTCACGCAGTCATCAGCTGATACTAAGTCCACCAATGAACACGCTGCTGATCATCAATCAACCGATACCGATCCATCTAATTTTATAACGGCAACGACCACTGAGCCCTATACCATCAGCTTTGATGATGCAGTGATAACTCATCCATCTGATGTGCGCCAAAACATTGATCAAACCATGCTTGATGATGTGCCGAATGATCATACAATCAATCAGCTACAGGCCCAAATCACAGCCATGCTGAATACTTACCAAACGCATCAAGCAGCACTGCCCAAGCGCATCATCATCGCCGGTGTCTCACAAGCATACTTGGCATTGATTGATAAACTGAACGCCCAAACTGACAGCACGGTGATGTTCGCTGCTGCACCGCAGATTGCCATGCCGATGCAGGCACAAGCGGTTGTACCCTTGCTACTGCCTGCGATGGCACTGTCGTTACACCATTCACCGCTCAATACACATAAGGCGATCAATCTACTACCTTGGCGTGATGAAGCGCGCGCCTTACAAGATCAAACCTTTAAGAAAAAGTTTACATTGATACTCATCACTGCTGCAGCTGTATTACTTGGCGTGTTCGCTGTGTTGGTATATTTGACCCATCAGCAGACAGCGGTGAATGATGTCATCGGTACGCGCATTGAGCAGAATAAAGACAAGCTTCGCGCCATCAAGCAGCTAGAGCAACAAAATCGCACCGCCAAAGCACAGCTTGCTGCTATGAATCTGTGGGGGCGGGATCATCAGACACTTGGTATTTGGCAAAACTTGCCAAACCTTGTGCCAACAGGGGTGTATCTCGATGGACTGCGCCAGACAAATGATGAGATCACGATACAGGGCATGGCAAAGGATGCGACGCAGGTATCTGTTTTCGCCAGTCAGCTTGAGATGTCAGGGCAATTCACCCAAGTGCTTGTTACCGCTATCCAAAGCGTCGATACCGTGGTGCGTTTTACGATGACTGCCAAGCACAGCACGCCTGTGATGGATGCATTATCTGATGAGAATACGCCATCAGATAATGATGTTATTGATAAGGAAAACTGA
- a CDS encoding type 4a pilus biogenesis protein PilO, which produces MKWHHQASMAEFWQKLNQVNRHNIAQAPKSVQTVVLMLIIAVLAIFAWLVLISPQYDRLTAAHSQQLRLIDEFAQSHRQLGQFDATRQRLIDENTKLQARLSQLPVSAPMTQIVSELQSQAAMHQVRIQSASVQAMRMTPNVTERPIAVVATGSYHDLGQWLFALTQLPFLLAVSDFEITAEQGGRLRLTMTVLTFQANPKAQDTQAKGQ; this is translated from the coding sequence ATGAAGTGGCATCATCAGGCATCAATGGCAGAATTTTGGCAAAAGCTCAATCAGGTCAATCGCCATAACATCGCCCAAGCACCCAAATCGGTGCAGACGGTGGTGCTGATGCTGATCATCGCGGTGCTTGCCATATTTGCATGGCTTGTGCTGATCTCGCCGCAGTATGATAGATTGACCGCTGCACACAGCCAGCAGCTGCGCTTGATCGATGAATTTGCCCAAAGTCATCGACAGCTTGGGCAGTTCGATGCGACCAGACAGCGACTGATTGACGAAAATACCAAGTTGCAAGCACGGCTTTCACAGCTGCCTGTGAGCGCACCGATGACACAGATTGTCAGCGAATTACAAAGCCAAGCGGCCATGCATCAGGTGCGGATCCAAAGCGCGAGTGTGCAAGCGATGCGCATGACGCCCAATGTTACTGAGCGACCGATCGCTGTGGTGGCAACAGGCAGTTATCATGATTTGGGTCAATGGCTGTTCGCACTGACGCAGCTGCCATTTTTGCTTGCGGTGTCGGATTTTGAGATCACTGCTGAGCAGGGCGGTCGGCTGCGTCTTACGATGACGGTGCTGACTTTCCAAGCCAATCCTAAGGCGCAAGATACGCAGGCTAAGGGGCAATGA
- a CDS encoding pilus assembly protein PilP, with amino-acid sequence MMKIYRALFALILPVLLSACAEDAEQTADEKLSAITSQPSAPQVMPLPTGAPVIGVYQAGKDPFANPWRTQAKTEPVNDTASTQVSKAESRASDQKRDKNTDDTSPKPVLNEPKADTKPIPKILGKIISIDDTRVREPLENYELSQLIYQGRISDHTRQIALVRSPDGFVHQLSVGRYIGRHHGLVTQITPTQIAITEAVLGDDGRYYERQSMMSFAK; translated from the coding sequence ATGATGAAAATTTACCGTGCGTTATTTGCCTTGATTTTGCCAGTGCTACTGAGCGCGTGTGCAGAAGATGCCGAACAGACAGCCGATGAGAAATTGTCCGCCATCACAAGTCAGCCGAGCGCACCGCAAGTGATGCCCCTGCCGACAGGCGCACCTGTGATCGGCGTTTATCAAGCGGGTAAAGATCCTTTTGCCAATCCTTGGCGCACGCAAGCAAAGACCGAACCTGTCAATGACACCGCAAGCACCCAAGTGAGCAAAGCAGAAAGTAGAGCAAGCGATCAAAAGCGCGATAAAAATACTGACGATACATCGCCAAAACCTGTGCTGAATGAACCTAAAGCAGATACTAAACCTATCCCAAAAATACTCGGCAAAATTATCAGTATCGATGATACACGAGTGCGCGAACCGCTTGAAAATTATGAACTTAGCCAGCTGATTTATCAAGGGCGGATCAGCGATCACACGCGACAAATTGCTTTGGTACGAAGCCCTGATGGCTTTGTGCATCAGCTGAGCGTTGGGCGTTATATCGGGCGGCATCATGGACTCGTCACACAGATTACACCTACGCAGATAGCTATCACAGAAGCGGTGCTTGGTGATGATGGGCGATATTATGAGCGGCAGAGCATGATGTCATTTGCCAAATGA
- a CDS encoding type IV pilus secretin PilQ codes for MKHLSNWMMALLPLCAMTAYANDAADTPTVNPSAAQGYTGAPISLEFADMPVRAVLDVLASFTGINIITDDSVTGNMTIRLTQVPWDQAFDVVMQMRNLSVLKNGNVWLVSSKSIQPNQPIITDYVRLNYAMASDIAALIMGQKTERGNINRSSRNENLHSILPTVRVQNSDEVITTSERGSLLSEKGTVTVDQRTNTLIIQDTAQSIANLRQMIAQLDIPVEQVMIEARIVSANQSFGRQLGARLGAQARIGNVQVGGSQNALWEARRLGAGGGEFYPDYQAVNLGVDNALGRIAFGLLNLPDGVLDLELSAMQAENKGEVISTPSVLTADKQMARISSGVQIPYQETTFSGATTTTFKEAALLLEATPSITPDGKIVLKLVIKNGNPVSTFGSIAIQEDAIETNVIVENGQTVVLGGIYRHSDQNQNNKVPLLGEIPVLGRLFRYDEKGNDKSELLIFITPKLLAAPPSQGKI; via the coding sequence ATGAAACACTTAAGCAACTGGATGATGGCGCTTTTGCCTTTGTGTGCGATGACGGCATATGCCAATGACGCAGCTGATACACCCACTGTCAATCCAAGTGCTGCGCAGGGCTACACGGGTGCGCCGATTAGCCTTGAGTTTGCAGATATGCCAGTTCGCGCGGTGCTTGATGTGCTTGCAAGCTTTACAGGTATCAATATCATCACCGATGACAGCGTGACAGGCAACATGACCATCAGGCTCACCCAAGTACCATGGGATCAGGCGTTCGATGTGGTGATGCAGATGCGCAATTTATCTGTGCTAAAAAACGGCAATGTTTGGCTTGTCAGCTCAAAATCCATTCAGCCCAATCAGCCGATCATCACCGATTATGTCAGGCTCAATTACGCCATGGCAAGCGACATCGCCGCACTGATCATGGGACAAAAAACCGAACGCGGTAACATCAACCGCAGTAGTAGAAATGAGAATTTGCACAGTATCTTGCCCACGGTGCGCGTGCAGAATTCTGATGAAGTCATCACCACCAGTGAGCGCGGCAGTCTATTATCTGAAAAAGGAACAGTCACGGTCGATCAGCGCACCAACACCTTAATTATCCAAGACACCGCGCAAAGCATCGCCAACTTACGGCAGATGATCGCACAGCTGGATATTCCTGTTGAGCAGGTGATGATCGAAGCGCGCATCGTCTCAGCGAACCAAAGCTTCGGCAGGCAACTGGGTGCGCGACTGGGTGCGCAGGCGCGGATCGGCAATGTGCAAGTCGGCGGCTCACAAAATGCCCTATGGGAAGCGCGTCGCTTGGGCGCAGGCGGTGGCGAGTTTTACCCTGATTATCAAGCGGTGAATCTGGGCGTGGATAATGCCTTGGGACGCATTGCATTTGGCTTATTAAACCTGCCTGATGGCGTATTGGATTTGGAATTATCCGCGATGCAAGCTGAAAATAAGGGCGAAGTCATCTCCACGCCAAGCGTGCTCACCGCCGATAAACAAATGGCGCGCATCTCATCGGGCGTGCAGATTCCCTATCAAGAAACGACTTTTTCGGGGGCGACCACGACCACCTTTAAAGAAGCGGCGCTCTTGCTTGAAGCCACGCCATCGATTACCCCTGATGGTAAAATCGTGCTTAAATTGGTCATCAAAAATGGCAATCCAGTCAGTACCTTTGGCAGTATCGCCATCCAAGAAGATGCCATCGAGACCAATGTCATCGTCGAAAATGGACAAACGGTGGTGCTTGGTGGCATCTATCGTCACAGTGACCAAAACCAAAATAACAAAGTACCACTGCTGGGCGAAATCCCTGTGTTGGGTCGTCTGTTTCGCTATGATGAGAAGGGCAATGACAAATCTGAGCTCTTGATTTTCATCACCCCAAAGTTGCTCGCAGCACCGCCAAGCCAAGGCAAAATATAG
- a CDS encoding shikimate kinase produces the protein MQDADSAIIEEVVVEKTNTALAKQLPSIYLVGPMGAGKTTIGKLLAKHLGRQFIDCDWYIVDQTGADIPWIFEKEGETGFRERETRALMELTAMPNLVMATGGGAVGRSENRELLKQGLVIYLDATVDTQLIRTKKDKNRPLLQSDNPRAVLEKLYAERNPLYREVADIIVPTGRAYPKQMVHDILEILKNYHEECRQLTS, from the coding sequence ATGCAAGATGCGGACTCGGCAATCATCGAAGAAGTGGTGGTTGAAAAAACCAATACGGCACTCGCCAAGCAATTGCCGTCCATTTATTTAGTAGGGCCGATGGGCGCAGGCAAGACCACGATTGGTAAGCTGCTTGCCAAGCATTTGGGCCGCCAGTTCATTGATTGTGATTGGTATATCGTCGATCAGACAGGGGCGGACATTCCGTGGATTTTTGAAAAAGAAGGCGAAACAGGCTTTCGTGAACGCGAAACGCGCGCTTTGATGGAGCTGACCGCGATGCCCAATCTTGTTATGGCGACAGGCGGCGGCGCGGTAGGTCGCAGCGAAAATCGCGAGCTATTAAAGCAAGGCTTGGTGATTTATCTGGACGCTACAGTCGATACACAGCTGATCCGCACCAAAAAAGACAAAAACCGTCCCTTGCTGCAGTCGGACAATCCGCGCGCTGTACTTGAGAAATTATACGCCGAGCGCAATCCCTTATACCGTGAAGTGGCGGATATCATCGTGCCGACTGGGCGTGCTTACCCCAAGCAGATGGTACACGATATTTTAGAAATTTTAAAAAATTATCATGAAGAATGTCGTCAATTGACATCATAA
- the aroB gene encoding 3-dehydroquinate synthase, translated as MSSSTLLVHTQSHDYPIFICASHGTPDLATKLVPYIKGKQVLIVSNDVVAPLYLDGLKSALVAQGFIAHSVVLPDGEAHKNQDSINAIYDTLLEQHFARDCTLVALGGGVIGDMTGFAAASFMRGVDFIQVPTTLLAQVDSSVGGKTGINHPRGKNMIGAFWQPQCVLADMATFKTLPKREFAAGMAEVIKYALIMDADFLTWLEDNADAITAQDGAILGEMVHRCCDFKAQVVAEDEREAGRRALLNFGHTFGHVIEAHQGYGAWLHGEAVAVGMVQAAQMSFKLGLISADDVARIIRVIERFDLPTTPPQIAVDEALDLMGHDKKVQQGKIRLVLLRAIGDAFVTADFELSTLESVLAGA; from the coding sequence ATGTCAAGCAGTACTTTATTGGTTCATACCCAAAGCCATGATTACCCGATTTTTATTTGTGCAAGTCATGGCACGCCTGATCTTGCCACCAAGCTTGTGCCATATATTAAGGGTAAACAGGTGCTGATTGTCAGCAATGATGTGGTCGCACCTTTGTATTTGGACGGTCTAAAAAGCGCGCTTGTGGCTCAAGGCTTTATCGCTCATAGCGTGGTGCTGCCTGATGGTGAAGCGCACAAGAACCAAGACAGTATCAATGCCATTTATGATACGCTGCTTGAGCAGCATTTTGCGCGCGATTGCACTTTGGTCGCTCTGGGCGGCGGTGTCATCGGTGATATGACAGGCTTTGCGGCGGCAAGCTTTATGCGCGGGGTGGATTTCATCCAGGTACCAACGACTTTGCTTGCCCAGGTAGATTCTAGTGTCGGCGGCAAAACAGGCATCAATCACCCGCGTGGCAAAAATATGATCGGTGCATTTTGGCAGCCGCAATGCGTGCTGGCTGATATGGCGACTTTTAAGACCTTGCCAAAGCGTGAGTTTGCCGCAGGTATGGCAGAAGTTATTAAGTATGCCTTAATTATGGATGCTGATTTTCTGACTTGGCTAGAAGACAATGCTGATGCCATCACTGCCCAAGATGGTGCGATTTTGGGCGAGATGGTGCATCGCTGCTGCGACTTTAAAGCGCAAGTGGTCGCCGAAGATGAGCGCGAAGCCGGCAGGCGCGCACTTTTGAATTTCGGTCATACTTTTGGCCATGTCATCGAAGCACATCAAGGCTATGGCGCATGGCTGCATGGGGAAGCGGTGGCGGTCGGTATGGTGCAAGCGGCGCAGATGTCATTTAAGCTAGGCTTAATCAGTGCGGACGATGTCGCGCGTATCATTCGTGTGATTGAGCGATTTGATTTACCAACCACGCCGCCACAAATCGCGGTCGATGAAGCATTAGATCTGATGGGTCATGATAAGAAAGTGCAGCAAGGCAAAATTCGCTTGGTACTACTACGAGCCATCGGTGATGCGTTTGTGACGGCGGATTTTGAGTTATCGACACTAGAATCGGTATTGGCAGGCGCATAA
- a CDS encoding carbonic anhydrase, giving the protein MTPQTQAQAVLELLKAGNERYVSNLASTEDLRIPPPTLVKEQNPRAIILGCSDARVPVELIFDQGLGDLFVIRVAGNVVAPSQIGSIEFAAEKFGTRLVVVMGHSHCGAVTACIEALVNPDQYYSPNLQSIVDRIRPSVLNLHEIATASGDDVDMDELIDRSIRANVRMSVAQLRHGSRILEDMVEAGDLLIVGAEYDVATGRVKFFEN; this is encoded by the coding sequence ATGACTCCACAAACGCAAGCACAGGCAGTGCTCGAGTTATTAAAAGCAGGCAACGAGCGTTATGTGTCCAATCTTGCCAGCACTGAAGATCTCCGCATTCCACCGCCGACTTTGGTCAAGGAGCAAAATCCGCGCGCCATCATCTTGGGTTGTTCGGATGCGCGTGTGCCTGTTGAGCTGATTTTTGATCAGGGTTTGGGTGATTTGTTTGTGATTCGCGTGGCGGGCAATGTCGTTGCGCCTAGCCAAATCGGCTCGATTGAATTTGCCGCTGAGAAATTCGGCACGCGCCTTGTGGTGGTGATGGGGCATTCGCACTGTGGCGCGGTGACAGCGTGTATCGAAGCTTTGGTCAATCCTGATCAATACTACTCACCGAACTTACAATCCATCGTCGATCGCATTCGCCCAAGCGTGCTGAACCTGCATGAGATCGCCACGGCATCAGGTGATGATGTGGATATGGATGAGCTGATCGATCGCTCGATTCGCGCCAATGTGCGAATGTCGGTCGCGCAGCTGCGTCACGGCTCGCGTATATTAGAAGATATGGTTGAAGCGGGTGATCTGCTCATCGTCGGCGCCGAATACGATGTGGCGACTGGGCGTGTGAAATTTTTTGAAAATTAA
- the gloA gene encoding lactoylglutathione lyase: MTIKQPSNSLTANGVKDIPVQSEGYIYNHTMLRVKDPVKSLEFYTGVLGMSLLKHRQFPDAQFDLYFLAKLTVEERANLPAGDELKDFVSRQRSILELTHNYGTENDENFSYHDGNSDPRGFGHICFSVPSLADAVAWFDANGVEFKKRPEEGSMKDIAFIKDPDGYWIEIIEINNNR; the protein is encoded by the coding sequence ATGACTATTAAACAACCAAGCAACTCACTGACCGCAAATGGTGTCAAAGATATTCCTGTACAATCTGAAGGTTATATTTATAATCACACCATGCTACGCGTAAAAGATCCTGTGAAATCACTGGAGTTTTATACAGGTGTGCTTGGCATGAGTTTATTAAAGCATCGCCAATTTCCAGATGCGCAATTTGATTTGTACTTTTTAGCCAAACTAACCGTAGAAGAGCGTGCCAATCTGCCTGCAGGCGATGAGCTAAAAGACTTTGTTTCGCGTCAGCGCAGCATTCTTGAGCTGACGCACAATTATGGCACAGAAAACGATGAGAACTTCAGCTATCATGATGGCAACAGCGACCCGCGCGGCTTTGGGCATATTTGCTTTAGCGTGCCAAGCTTGGCTGATGCGGTGGCGTGGTTTGATGCCAATGGCGTTGAGTTCAAAAAACGCCCAGAAGAAGGCAGCATGAAAGACATCGCCTTTATCAAAGATCCAGATGGCTACTGGATTGAGATCATCGAGATCAATAACAATCGCTGA
- a CDS encoding cytochrome c5 family protein: MMTMKKAVMFSVATLLAATTMATQAQEAKPADAPVADAAVSAEAAPADQATADAAPADAATADAAATDAAAQPAKPAEEAPKDSPQVAKLVAMYPKLIARIEPFGKVCFDGEECDINIVALPPAVEGQARDGDVLYKAICSTCHDAGLVGAPKFGNAGDWGPRIGKGKETLYNHAINGFNAMPARGGADLSDDEVKNAVNYIIEHSS; encoded by the coding sequence ATGATGACAATGAAAAAAGCTGTAATGTTCTCTGTTGCTACCTTGTTAGCAGCGACAACCATGGCAACTCAAGCACAAGAAGCCAAGCCTGCTGATGCACCTGTTGCGGATGCGGCAGTTTCAGCTGAAGCAGCGCCAGCAGATCAAGCTACTGCCGATGCTGCACCAGCAGACGCGGCGACAGCGGATGCAGCTGCGACAGATGCAGCAGCACAACCTGCTAAGCCTGCTGAAGAAGCACCAAAAGATTCTCCACAAGTGGCAAAATTGGTCGCGATGTATCCAAAGCTGATCGCACGCATTGAGCCATTTGGTAAAGTGTGCTTTGACGGTGAAGAGTGCGATATCAATATCGTTGCGCTACCACCTGCGGTAGAAGGTCAAGCGCGTGATGGTGATGTCTTGTACAAGGCGATCTGTTCTACTTGTCATGATGCTGGTCTGGTCGGTGCACCGAAATTTGGTAATGCAGGCGACTGGGGTCCGCGTATCGGTAAAGGCAAAGAAACACTTTATAACCACGCGATCAATGGTTTCAACGCCATGCCTGCTCGTGGTGGCGCTGACCTTTCTGATGATGAAGTTAAAAACGCAGTTAATTACATCATCGAGCATTCAAGCTAA
- a CDS encoding ABC transporter ATP-binding protein, producing the protein MTDSVPALKITGLTKTYPNGFTALKGIDLTVPQGGFFALLGPNGAGKSTTIGIVSSLFPPSAGTVEIFGVDLFKNPAKAKEFLGVVPQEFNFMQFENVQDILINQAGYFGITARDARPRAEKLLKALGLWDKKDTKARMLSGGMKRRLMIARALMHKPKLLILDEPTAGVDIELRRSMWEFMEYINREEQTTIILTTHYLEEAEQLCKHIAILDKGEIRINTDMKSLLASLDIESFILDFAKPFDGQIHLTNVVKFQQIDELSLEVTLKKGESLNDVFAQLSTQGVQIASMRNKSNRLEELFMSLVENNLTEKLSND; encoded by the coding sequence ATGACCGATAGTGTGCCCGCGCTCAAGATTACAGGGCTGACCAAGACTTATCCCAATGGCTTTACTGCATTAAAAGGTATTGATTTGACTGTGCCACAGGGCGGTTTTTTCGCGCTTTTGGGGCCAAATGGTGCGGGTAAATCAACTACCATTGGCATTGTCAGCTCTCTATTTCCACCGTCGGCAGGGACGGTTGAGATTTTTGGGGTGGATTTGTTCAAAAATCCTGCCAAAGCCAAAGAGTTCCTAGGTGTCGTTCCCCAAGAATTTAACTTCATGCAGTTTGAAAATGTCCAAGATATTTTGATTAATCAAGCAGGGTATTTTGGCATTACTGCTCGTGATGCTCGCCCCCGTGCCGAAAAACTATTGAAGGCGCTGGGTCTGTGGGATAAAAAAGATACCAAGGCGCGTATGCTGTCAGGTGGTATGAAGCGTCGCTTGATGATTGCTCGTGCATTGATGCATAAGCCAAAACTGCTCATCTTGGATGAGCCGACTGCAGGTGTGGATATTGAGCTACGCCGTTCGATGTGGGAGTTTATGGAATACATCAACCGCGAAGAGCAGACGACGATTATTCTGACCACGCATTATCTAGAAGAGGCTGAACAGCTGTGTAAGCACATCGCCATCTTGGATAAGGGTGAGATTCGCATCAATACAGATATGAAAAGTTTGTTGGCAAGCCTTGATATCGAAAGTTTTATTTTGGATTTTGCCAAACCGTTTGATGGGCAAATCCATCTAACCAATGTCGTCAAATTTCAACAAATCGATGAGCTAAGCCTTGAAGTCACACTCAAAAAAGGCGAAAGTTTGAATGATGTCTTTGCTCAATTATCCACCCAAGGCGTGCAAATCGCCAGTATGCGAAACAAATCCAATCGCTTAGAAGAGCTGTTTATGAGCTTGGTTGAAAATAATCTGACCGAAAAACTCTCCAATGACTAA
- a CDS encoding ABC transporter permease has translation MNFGKQWVAFTTILIKEIKRILRIWPQTLLPPVITMTLYFVIFGQMIGSRVGEMGGVSYMQFIVPGLIMMAVITNSYSNVVSSFFSMKFQGSIEELLVSPISKHTILFGYVAGGVFRGLAIAAIVTVVALFFTKLGVAHLGVMLTTIVGTSVLFSLGGLINAVFARSFDDISIIPSFVLTPLTYLGGVFYSLENLSGFWQTLSLLNPIVYMVNAFRYGILGYSDVNVWWSLVAILGFCMVLYVISYRLLANGSRLRL, from the coding sequence ATGAATTTTGGCAAGCAATGGGTGGCATTCACCACCATTTTAATCAAAGAAATCAAGCGGATATTACGCATCTGGCCGCAGACGCTTTTGCCACCTGTCATCACGATGACGCTGTATTTTGTGATTTTTGGTCAGATGATTGGTAGTCGTGTCGGTGAGATGGGCGGGGTGAGCTATATGCAGTTCATCGTGCCAGGTTTGATCATGATGGCGGTGATTACCAACAGTTATTCTAATGTCGTTTCAAGCTTTTTTAGCATGAAATTTCAAGGCAGTATCGAAGAGCTTTTGGTGTCGCCGATTTCTAAGCATACGATTTTGTTCGGCTATGTGGCGGGCGGTGTGTTTCGCGGACTTGCCATCGCGGCGATTGTGACCGTGGTCGCGCTATTTTTTACCAAGCTTGGTGTGGCGCATCTTGGCGTGATGCTGACGACCATTGTCGGTACTTCTGTGCTGTTTAGCCTTGGCGGTCTCATCAATGCGGTGTTTGCGCGTTCGTTTGATGATATTTCGATCATTCCAAGCTTTGTGCTGACGCCATTGACCTACCTAGGCGGTGTATTTTATTCTTTAGAAAATCTATCAGGTTTTTGGCAGACTTTATCTTTGCTAAACCCGATTGTCTATATGGTCAACGCCTTTCGTTATGGTATCCTAGGCTACTCAGATGTCAATGTTTGGTGGTCGTTGGTGGCGATTTTGGGCTTTTGTATGGTGCTCTATGTCATCTCGTATCGCTTGCTTGCCAATGGTTCAAGATTGCGGTTGTGA